In the genome of Synchiropus splendidus isolate RoL2022-P1 chromosome 13, RoL_Sspl_1.0, whole genome shotgun sequence, the window CCAAACATGAGAAGATTCTGTATAACGCTACAATAGAAATTGTAGCACATTCTTTTTATATTCGTTGATTTATTTCAGATGAATTATTTAAATAGGAATCAGAATGTCATTACCTCGCGGTTTcctgtgtcaataaagttttgattgAAAGCGTCGCGCGCTAACAGCGCAACAGTGACGTGACGTACTGATGACGcagtaagaaaaataaaaattaaatgacGAACTAGCTATAACTCAAACGACGGAAATAGACCACATAGACTGCATCTAGAGGTAAGTTCGAACGGAAGTGCTTGCTGTGCCTTCGATGTAATATCATTTACCTTTCGGAATTATTGTAACATGAAACATTCGACGCTTTAAAACACGTTTGTCTGTtttaaaaccaaaaccaaaccaGCGTCATTACATTGGTGGTTTTTAGATTTGGTCATAAATATCTATACATGTGCAACATATATAAGAATATATTTGCTTAACTGTTTGCGTGACTGTCTATTGTGTGACCAGTTGAAGGCGAAATGGAGTGGTTCCATTGTAACCAGTGTAAAGTCAAGTCACGAACCAAGTTTGCGGTCTCCAGTTGTGGACACATCTGCTGCGAGGCCTGCATCAATCCTAGTATGCTCCTTCGTTTGAAATATGtttagttaaataaaataaatggattcaAATGTATCCAATGGCTGGATGCGGTGTTTAACTGCGGTGATGTTTTCCCAGAACAATGCACTGTCTGTGGAGCCAACTGCAGCTATTTGGCCATCACAGATAAGGTTAGTGACATTTCTCCTACCTTCACTCATTTTCTGCCTTTCATTCTCCTACACTTACGCAAGGCTATATTGTACAGACCACTCACGGAATTGAGATCAGCATGGTTTTCACTGTGGCAGGAAACCTGTAAAGCGTGTGGGGATGATTCAAACTCCACACAGCACCCGAGACTTTCTTGATCTGTTAACTGACTTTTTCACATTACATTTCCTAGATGAGGCCAGAAGAAAAGCTGTATTTCAAGGATCCTGCGAAGCTCTTCCGGTCACGACTGGAAAACATTGCGCAGGTTAGATTCACTCTGCTTTTATTGTCACTGATCAAAGTAGTGACAATTAAACATGGACAAGAGTTGTTTACTTTCCAATTCATGTGGTTAATGATGgtgtcttcatttattttacattacattaggAGCTGCCATGAGTACACATGAAAGCAGTTTTGGTTTTGTAAATGTAGCGAAATCGAACAAAAGACGACACACaaccacttgtttttgttttttttttttgttggttacATTCAATTCATACACCAGTTACAGTGACAGACTTTCATGCAACTGCCTAAGGCAATTTTGTGATATGTCCTCGCTCTTATACATTTGTTGCTACCTCTTTTTTGTACAGAATGGTTTGGCTTTATTTATTCTTGTGTCATTTTACTGTATAGACATTCATTATTGAATCAAGTATGCAATAATGAGATGTTTCGCCAGATTGTCCATttccagcagaagcagcaggaaaGGTTGATAGGCCACCTCAAAGAAAAATGTGGACAGCTGGAACAAAGACTTAAGGACATCGCTGATCAGGGCTACAGGTCATTGATATGGTGTTtgagtttcattttaaaactgatcCCACTGTATGTTATGATCAGGCAACTtaaggaactgaggagagagaaCGATGATCTAAAAAAACAGCTGTCAGAGCTGAGGAGGGAGACCGCAGAGCTCAAGAAGCCTCTTTCACTCAGGAGGGTGTGTTTAACATTTGAGCAAGTGTTTTGTGATGTGGGATTCTATTGACATAGTTTAACTTCTCTGCGTTCCACAGGTTTCCCCGGGACACTTTCATTCAACTGGGTAAGAAGAGTTTTATGGAtcgttttcaaaatatatacatatacaaaatacacaaatttAAACTCATCATTCCATACAGCAGTCAGAAAATAACCCTGCCTGTTGCTGTCACTTCCCCAGGTGAGACAAGATATTCATGAATATTACATTCTTTTTTTACTGGGCTTTTTTGGTGTCAGATGTCTAGTTGCAATTCTGTGCTCAAGATAAATGTAAAAGAAACTCTCAATAGTTTGAGAAAAATATACAAAAGACAGCCTGCCTTAGATGAGTGTAACAGTGATTacgtattttttattattaatgattCAAATTTTAATTCATAACTGTCTGAATCCAGGTGACGCTAGATTGTCAGATAATATCAAGCAACCTCATTTCTAGTTTGTTTGAAGAGTGTTCTCTGCTAACTTATCCATTTTGGTCTACCAGTAACCCCTCATCTAAGAAATGGGTGAGTACATTGTCATGGCTCTTGTCTGTcctgtgaaatacattttaaaaactttATGTTTTCTGGTGTCTAGTCATGTTTCTGGTGCTGAAGTGTCGCAGGAGTGGTATAGAGAAAGAAGTCTCATCGCTGTAAGTCCTCCTGCCCTTCataaagttatatatatatatatatatatatatatatatatatatatatatatatatatatatatatatatatatatatatatatgtgtgtgtttactgaCACCTACTGGTTCAACATGTATAGCACAAATTTGGTAcaataacaaatacattttgcGCACTCTAACATTAAACGTGTGAGCATGGTAATTCATAGTGCTATAGCTGAGGTGCGATACCGGGGTGTTTTGGCTGGCTGACAGTTCTGCATGGTTGGATCAGTTCTACAGTCGCAAAGGCAGCATTTTCCAGCTGTTCCTTTCACTGGCTACGACATAAGAAAACGTGTGTTCATCCACAGGTAGTGTTTTCTGTCGACATGCAGCTACAAAGCTTTGACCATGGCCAGGCCAATGACGCTAAGTCCAAATGGGCAGTGTTTAATGTCTCCATCAcagaatatggtaatgagagtTGTGGCTTTTAGAGAATTGGCGATGATGGCTGCTACAACCCTAGAGCTTGGTGGTGGACCCCTAAGGTGGAAGGTCAGGCTGAAGGCGGAGGCCTATCAAGCTTTATAGGCTTGTAGTAGCCCCTGAAGCAGCCGACAAGTTGAGGCAGGTAAAGCAGGGCACAGCTCTGACCTTCAATGCATGTCGGGGTTGTAAATGATGTTATCATTGTTATGAGAGCGTATTGCATCTATAATGTGAACCCATCCCTGCTACGGAGGGTTATACCTGGAATACTCTTGTTAAACATCAGcgctgttctgtttttttcagactCCTGGATCAGCCTCATCACACTCCAGTCGCAGCTCTTTTCATGAACAAGGGCCTGGTGAGTTCTGAAGTTTGTACCCCTCGACTTTTGATCTGTTAAACGTGGTTTTATTTAGTTCTGGAAGGAACACCGACCTCCTTCATCGCCCCTGCAAGGTGAGCTGGTTTCTCCTTGTGACAATTCACTATGAATGACTGTAGAATAAAGGACGTTTGTTTTGTAAATctaacagatgtttttcttcctcagaGTGCAGCGTCACACTCCAAATCCTTTCCACCTTCAGTTTGTGAGTGGACTGTCACTGCACTCACCTCGATGCTAGTGAGATATCGGACTGgctttattgtttatttcgATTTGGAAGTCATAGTATTATAGAATTCATTCAGGTGTCATATGCTCAACATTGCTCAacgaaaatatattttttgtggtGGTTCAACGTTTTTGTTTTCGCAGATCTATAACCTGGTTTAATAGAAAATGCTAGAATTGTGCAAAATAATCTAAACATCTAAACCTGAATCTTCTCTGTTTGGAAAGGTCATCGTTCTGATTTATGAATTTCAGTGTAGGCTgcttcattattttgttttattaactaGGAATAACTAGGGAGGGGCTTTAAACTAGCCTGTTGTTTTTGAAAACACTACACTGTTCTCCAAATAAAATCTAGGATAttaaattcatgtttatttgactGTGATTAACTACAGTGATGAAAGGCGTTGCAGTCTTATTATGTGAGCcatgatgtgtttgtttgtcatgGGAAGCAAGCATTATAGCTCACACTGCAGGAAAAAACTGACATGGCAGTGATGCCAAAGGAAACTTCAGGTGTCCTCTCCAAAGCCAAACATCGATAAGGTAAGTCATCCAGTCATATTCATGAATAGATTTAGTTGAGATAAGCATGACAGTGTTGTAAACTTGCTGAACACGTTGTAAATGTTTACAGAGGGACTTAGTTTAATAGAAAATGCTAACGTGTAAGTGAAAACCACCTGGAGGGGACCAGATATATCTTAGCATTTAGCTTCTGGGGGCACACATATGGATatagttgtcatttttttagtaCGTGAATTTGGATTTGTCTGACGATGATGGTGCCGTCCTCAATTTGTCTTTATCAGTGCAGTTAATAATTGTTTTGATGTTGGTTAGCCTTGAAGTACATCTCTAAAATCATAAATGTCCACTCAGATTCTACAATGGTGTGCAACAACACGCTCCAGTGAGTTGCTTTGCAAGGTCAGTTGTGTAACTTTTCAATAAGTACTATTTTTGTGCTGCAGGGATTGTCCATTGACACCGGTCTTGGTCGGGTCTGAGCATGTGGCTGAGAGGATGGAGCTGGCTAGATACTTTTTAGttgggagagagaaagaaatattttatCTGCATCTCCATTGTCTGAATGATTTGTAGGGAGTTTTAGAGCTCTGTAAAAATAAGGTGTACAAGTACTCGGtgatgaaaaattcaaaattaaaggtcattttttttaacaagaaatgtatttaatgcATAACGACAGCAGGCTCTAGAACCAAAAGTGCAAGATGTCAATATAAAATATACAATTCCAGTGTGCTTTTCACGTTGAGTAGTTTGGGACCATAAAGAGGGAAAGTTCACACAGAGATCAGTCACACGCTGAAATGTTTCCAGAGCACCGGCTCACCTGCTACACTCAGTCAACTAAGGTACAGAATGTTTAAATGCTGCTACTATAGCAAACTAATATTATCTGTGTAACAATTATCTAAAAAAATAACCTGGTCAAATATATCACAAACCAGTGTACAAGTTACTGTCCTATCAGTCATTGCTTTACTTCAGTTCCTGATATattaaaaatcaacaaaaagtCTTTCAGTGACTTTTCCAGGGAAGACGTTGTGttaccaaacaaacaaaccaaaagtcGTAAGCAAAAGCTTGCTGGTGTGAAGGACTTCTGTTGACCTTGTTAATCAGCAACGTTTATCTCTGGGTCAGTCTCCTCGGTGACCTGAGAGGCAAACCAGTCCCGAACTTGCTGATAACTCATTCTGGATTTCTTGCATAGCGTATCAAGGTCTTTCTCATTCAGCGATCCAGTAGAAAAGAAGTAAGAAATGAGTGGTTGTAGATTTGGGGAGTCTGAAGTTGTCGACTTTCGTTTGCGGCTTCCCCCTTGAGATGACCCAGAGCCATTTGTGATTCCGCCGCTGTTCTGCTGTGCAGCTAGTTCAGCTAGGAACTGCTCCCGAACACCCTTAACCCAACGTAACTGGCCGTTCTTTACTGCATAGCGTGTGTCCCCAAACCACTGAATGATATCAGCACGAGGCAAGCCCGTTACCTTCACCAGTTCTGTGTACTCTTCACTTTTCGGCCACTGGCAGCGTAAAAAGTAGTCCTTTAACATGGACAGCTGTTCTTTAGTCTTCCTCGGTCGCCCTCCAGGGGTGAGTGTTGAAGCTGATGCCCCGGAGTGGGGGTTTGGTGAGGCTTTGATAGACTTCTTTGATGTGCTGCTACCCAGAGTCTGTTTATGAGGCCCAGTCGTAGGCGGAGGTGTGCCAGAGTGCGAGGAGCGGGGGGAGTTTTTCAGATCAAGTGGAACATCTGGATCACCCTTGCAGGTCTTTGTCAATTGAAGGGGCTGTTCTTCAATTGGTTCGTCATCTTTGACACTGTCCCCATCTCCAGAGAGATCCTCAGCCTCGTCGTAGTCATCGGCATCTGGGGCTTTTTCTCCAAAGGCTTCCAGGGTGTTTGTCAAGAAGGTCTGGAAGAAGTCGGCGTTCTTAGCCCCATTGCTCCGAGGTCTGTCCTGGCCTTTTCCACCATTAACTTGAGGGGTCTTTTGAGCAGTTGGAGGGACAGTTTGAGACTCTTCTGGTTTGGTTCCAGATTGTGGGTAAGAATAGTTTTGGGAAGACGCAATGGTTCCTCGCCCCACTCTCAACTGGTACCGGCTGTCGCTGAACCATTTGCGGATGTCGTTGCGACTCAAACCGGTCTCTTCCTGCAAGCGCCTCAACTCAAGCTCCGCAGGCCAGTGCTCCACCAAAAAACTCTTGCGGAGAGCAGCCAGCTGAGCTTTCGACTTCTTGTATCGACCATTGCGACTTTGCTGTATCGGGGACTCTGTCTGGACCGCGGGGATATCGACGATGGTGGTGGGAGGCGTGTCTGCTGGTGGACGGTAGAAATATGAATCCTGAGGAGGCGGCAGAGAGGAGCTGAAACATGGAGAGTTTGTTTTGGCTGACTTGTTAGAGTCAGGTGAGTCACACTTCGCTTTGGCCTTCTGTGAGGAGGCGGATGAGACAGAATCCTCAGCTTCTGAATCGTCCTCTTCAATCATCAGTTCATCACTACTTTCATTTTTGCTCTCCGCCATGTCCTCATCGCTCATCTCCTTGCACGGTTTATCCACAGACAGTTTCTGCCGTGTTTCCTGAATCTCCTCTGAGGACCAGCTGATGCCATACTTGATTCTCTGGACCATGAACCAAACTTTGACCTTGTCGAGGGGCAAGGTGCAGACCCGGGCTAACGTGCTCACCTCCTGGGCTGTTGGGTACGGAAACAAGTTGAAAGCTTGGACCAACTCTGGGATGTTGTCTAGTTCTCGGGTCTGATCGGACTGGGTCCAAACCAGCTTTAACTCCTCCGACACTAGtggtaaacaaacaacagtgttggtgttggtggtgaaaCTGGCCACTGAATCTGTATTGCTTTTAAGTGAACGGGCTGTTTGCCGCAAATCCTTGACCCGTTTTCCTTCATGCTTCCCGTCAGTCTTGGTTTTCGTTATTTTGCTGTTGTACGGCTCACTTGTGGCCAGAGGTCCGTTGTTTTCACCATAAGTTGCCATCTGGGGAAAGTTTGATGTTCCACCTACAAAAGAAAGGAGCATCATAAACTTTTTGTCACCCGATAACCAACGTCACAACTAGCATTGCTGCCAGACACGAAATAAATTGCGATAAAGAATATAATGCATCTTGTTTGGCAGTGGTTCTGACTGAGTCACCTCTCATATGAGAGTCAGAATTAATGTATGGACTCATAAGCTACGTGTCGAACCAATTTTCATAAGAAAATATTGTAGCAGTCATGACTCCAGTGTCAGTAGAGTTACCCGAATCATGACACCACTTTTCCACTGACTCAGACGTGGCGTCAGATTACTCAGAGGCCGAATATCGCTTATTTGAGTGTATCCCTCTGACTCGAAAGGCGAGAAAGGACGTGGGTTTGGGCTAAGTGGTCCCTCAAGTATTCTGGAGTAAGTGACTCCAGGACAGATACATAGATTAGATGTCTCTATT includes:
- the LOC128769156 gene encoding RING finger protein 212B-like isoform X5 yields the protein MEWFHCNQCKVKSRTKFAVSSCGHICCEACINPKQCTVCGANCSYLAITDKIVHFQQKQQERLIGHLKEKCGQLEQRLKDIADQGYRSLIWCLSFILKLIPLYVMIRQLKELRRENDDLKKQLSELRRETAELKKPLSLRRVSPGHFHSTGSQKITLPVAVTSPVTPHLRNGHVSGAEVSQEWYRERSLIATPGSASSHSSRSSFHEQGPVLEGTPTSFIAPARVQRHTPNPFHLQFHYSSHCRKKLTWQ
- the LOC128769156 gene encoding RING finger protein 212B-like isoform X2: MEWFHCNQCKVKSRTKFAVSSCGHICCEACINPKQCTVCGANCSYLAITDKMRPEEKLYFKDPAKLFRSRLENIAQIVHFQQKQQERLIGHLKEKCGQLEQRLKDIADQGYRSLIWCLSFILKLIPLYVMIRQLKELRRENDDLKKQLSELRRETAELKKPLSLRRVSPGHFHSTGSQKITLPVAVTSPVTPHLRNGHVSGAEVSQEWYRERSLIATPGSASSHSSRSSFHEQGPVLEGTPTSFIAPARVQRHTPNPFHLQFVSGLSLHSPRC
- the LOC128769156 gene encoding RING finger protein 212B-like isoform X6, whose product is MEWFHCNQCKVKSRTKFAVSSCGHICCEACINPKQCTVCGANCSYLAITDKIVHFQQKQQERLIGHLKEKCGQLEQRLKDIADQGYRQLKELRRENDDLKKQLSELRRETAELKKPLSLRRVSPGHFHSTGSQKITLPVAVTSPVTPHLRNGHVSGAEVSQEWYRERSLIATPGSASSHSSRSSFHEQGPVLEGTPTSFIAPARVQRHTPNPFHLQFHYSSHCRKKLTWQ
- the LOC128769156 gene encoding RING finger protein 212B-like isoform X3, with the protein product MEWFHCNQCKVKSRTKFAVSSCGHICCEACINPKQCTVCGANCSYLAITDKMRPEEKLYFKDPAKLFRSRLENIAQIVHFQQKQQERLIGHLKEKCGQLEQRLKDIADQGYRSLIWCLSFILKLIPLYVMIRQLKELRRENDDLKKQLSELRRETAELKKPLSLRRVSPGHFHSTGSQKITLPVAVTSPVTPHLRNGHVSGAEVSQEWYRERSLIATPGSASSHSSRSSFHEQGPVLEGTPTSFIAPARVQRHTPNPFHLQFQAL
- the LOC128769156 gene encoding RING finger protein 212B-like isoform X1, encoding MEWFHCNQCKVKSRTKFAVSSCGHICCEACINPKQCTVCGANCSYLAITDKMRPEEKLYFKDPAKLFRSRLENIAQIVHFQQKQQERLIGHLKEKCGQLEQRLKDIADQGYRSLIWCLSFILKLIPLYVMIRQLKELRRENDDLKKQLSELRRETAELKKPLSLRRVSPGHFHSTGSQKITLPVAVTSPVTPHLRNGHVSGAEVSQEWYRERSLIATPGSASSHSSRSSFHEQGPVLEGTPTSFIAPARVQRHTPNPFHLQFHYSSHCRKKLTWQ
- the LOC128769156 gene encoding RING finger protein 212B-like isoform X4 codes for the protein MEWFHCNQCKVKSRTKFAVSSCGHICCEACINPKQCTVCGANCSYLAITDKMRPEEKLYFKDPAKLFRSRLENIAQIVHFQQKQQERLIGHLKEKCGQLEQRLKDIADQGYRQLKELRRENDDLKKQLSELRRETAELKKPLSLRRVSPGHFHSTGSQKITLPVAVTSPVTPHLRNGHVSGAEVSQEWYRERSLIATPGSASSHSSRSSFHEQGPVLEGTPTSFIAPARVQRHTPNPFHLQFHYSSHCRKKLTWQ
- the LOC128769156 gene encoding uncharacterized protein LOC128769156 isoform X7, giving the protein MEWFHCNQCKVKSRTKFAVSSCGHICCEACINPKQCTVCGANCSYLAITDKMRPEEKLYFKDPAKLFRSRLENIAQVSPGHFHSTGSQKITLPVAVTSPVTPHLRNGHVSGAEVSQEWYRERSLIATPGSASSHSSRSSFHEQGPVLEGTPTSFIAPARVQRHTPNPFHLQFHYSSHCRKKLTWQ
- the homeza gene encoding homeobox and leucine zipper encoding a produces the protein MATYGENNGPLATSEPYNSKITKTKTDGKHEGKRVKDLRQTARSLKSNTDSVASFTTNTNTVVCLPLVSEELKLVWTQSDQTRELDNIPELVQAFNLFPYPTAQEVSTLARVCTLPLDKVKVWFMVQRIKYGISWSSEEIQETRQKLSVDKPCKEMSDEDMAESKNESSDELMIEEDDSEAEDSVSSASSQKAKAKCDSPDSNKSAKTNSPCFSSSLPPPQDSYFYRPPADTPPTTIVDIPAVQTESPIQQSRNGRYKKSKAQLAALRKSFLVEHWPAELELRRLQEETGLSRNDIRKWFSDSRYQLRVGRGTIASSQNYSYPQSGTKPEESQTVPPTAQKTPQVNGGKGQDRPRSNGAKNADFFQTFLTNTLEAFGEKAPDADDYDEAEDLSGDGDSVKDDEPIEEQPLQLTKTCKGDPDVPLDLKNSPRSSHSGTPPPTTGPHKQTLGSSTSKKSIKASPNPHSGASASTLTPGGRPRKTKEQLSMLKDYFLRCQWPKSEEYTELVKVTGLPRADIIQWFGDTRYAVKNGQLRWVKGVREQFLAELAAQQNSGGITNGSGSSQGGSRKRKSTTSDSPNLQPLISYFFSTGSLNEKDLDTLCKKSRMSYQQVRDWFASQVTEETDPEINVAD